Proteins found in one bacterium genomic segment:
- a CDS encoding Tm-1-like ATP-binding domain-containing protein, protein MQAVKVAVLVTLDSKAAEGRFLCDAIRQAGAAPWVVDLSCRPHGTAGADVTGRAVCGRAGRAWEELADMDRGQASDVMTAGGVSLLREAVVEKKDVFGVIGIGGANGSSMACGIMRALPLLFPKVMVSAVAATGAVQWYVGSSDIVMFPSIGDLSLNRITEAVMENAARAVSAMAEGWAERPADRKRAPLVGISSFGGTMGCVGRVESRLQEAGYETILFHASGPGGRALEALAGLGELAGVVDITTSELTDVLVDGVYSAGEGRLTAAGERGLPQVVVPGALDHANFWMGDVPERFRDREFFQYNAQNMLMRTNAEEYEALGLMFAERLNRAAGPVAVLIPKKGFSEHTRRATYDLQGREIGRWDQPETDAAFARSLRTHLKKGKMDELDFHINDPAFADACVGAFLEMMHARNTG, encoded by the coding sequence GTGCAGGCGGTGAAGGTGGCGGTGCTGGTGACGCTGGACAGCAAGGCGGCCGAGGGCCGCTTTCTGTGCGATGCCATTCGGCAGGCGGGCGCCGCGCCCTGGGTGGTGGACCTCTCCTGCCGGCCCCACGGGACGGCGGGGGCGGATGTCACCGGCCGTGCGGTCTGCGGGCGGGCCGGCCGCGCCTGGGAAGAGCTGGCGGACATGGATCGGGGGCAAGCCTCCGACGTCATGACGGCGGGGGGTGTCTCGCTTTTGAGGGAGGCGGTTGTCGAGAAAAAAGATGTATTCGGCGTCATCGGCATCGGCGGAGCGAACGGCTCCTCGATGGCCTGCGGGATCATGCGGGCACTGCCGCTGCTCTTTCCCAAAGTAATGGTGAGCGCCGTGGCGGCCACCGGGGCGGTTCAGTGGTATGTCGGCTCGAGCGATATCGTCATGTTCCCTTCCATCGGGGATCTCTCGCTGAACCGGATCACCGAGGCCGTGATGGAAAACGCCGCCCGCGCGGTTTCGGCCATGGCGGAAGGATGGGCAGAGCGCCCCGCGGATCGGAAGCGCGCCCCGCTCGTGGGGATATCTTCTTTCGGGGGGACGATGGGCTGCGTGGGCCGCGTCGAATCGCGCCTGCAGGAGGCGGGCTACGAGACCATTTTGTTTCACGCCTCGGGCCCCGGCGGGCGCGCGCTCGAGGCCCTGGCCGGGCTGGGCGAGCTGGCGGGGGTGGTGGACATCACCACCTCTGAGCTGACCGATGTGCTGGTGGATGGCGTCTACAGCGCCGGGGAGGGGCGCCTGACCGCCGCCGGGGAGCGGGGCCTGCCCCAGGTGGTGGTGCCGGGGGCGCTCGATCATGCGAATTTCTGGATGGGCGATGTCCCGGAGCGTTTCCGCGATCGGGAGTTTTTCCAGTACAACGCCCAGAACATGCTCATGCGCACCAACGCCGAAGAGTATGAAGCGCTGGGGCTGATGTTCGCCGAGCGCCTGAACCGGGCGGCAGGGCCCGTGGCCGTCCTGATCCCGAAAAAAGGCTTCAGCGAGCACACCCGGCGCGCGACGTACGATCTGCAGGGGCGGGAGATCGGCCGCTGGGATCAGCCTGAGACCGATGCCGCGTTTGCCCGCTCCCTTCGCACCCATCTGAAAAAGGGGAAGATGGATGAGCTGGACTTTCACATCAACGATCCCGCATTTGCCGATGCGTGTGTGGGCGCTTTTCTGGAGATGATGCATGCCCGAAATACCGGCTGA
- a CDS encoding phosphoenolpyruvate hydrolase family protein yields the protein MAGRFNKDHVVSRLRKEREEGRAIYDALCGSGITAKFAARGGADLVTTFNLAYYRMQGLSSMAGYLPIGDANAITLELGERSILNVVKDVPVVAGILGADPTRDMFRFVDRLQDAGFDGVMNCPTLALVDGNFRKDLEETGMGYANEVEVLGYASRQGMFTKAFCTTPEEALAMAEAGVDNIIVHFGNSSGGSIGSKTVMGFKDAAARAAGVLDALSGKYTDLIYTCHGGAIETPADFEKLLSIEGRFDGYVGGSSAERFPIEKSVPEATQGFKAVRIKK from the coding sequence ATGGCCGGCAGATTCAACAAGGATCATGTCGTGTCCCGGCTCCGGAAAGAGCGCGAGGAAGGCCGCGCGATCTACGACGCGCTCTGCGGGAGCGGGATCACCGCCAAGTTCGCCGCGCGCGGCGGCGCCGATCTTGTGACGACGTTCAATCTGGCCTACTACCGGATGCAGGGGCTGAGCTCGATGGCGGGGTATCTCCCCATCGGGGACGCCAACGCCATCACGCTCGAGCTGGGAGAGCGCTCCATCCTGAACGTGGTGAAGGATGTGCCCGTGGTGGCCGGCATCCTCGGCGCCGATCCCACGCGCGACATGTTCCGCTTCGTGGACCGGCTGCAGGATGCCGGTTTCGACGGTGTGATGAACTGCCCGACCCTCGCCCTGGTGGACGGAAATTTCCGGAAGGACCTGGAAGAGACCGGCATGGGCTACGCCAACGAGGTCGAGGTGCTCGGCTACGCCAGCCGCCAGGGGATGTTCACCAAGGCGTTCTGCACCACCCCCGAAGAAGCCCTGGCGATGGCCGAGGCGGGGGTGGACAACATCATCGTTCACTTCGGGAACAGTTCGGGCGGTTCCATCGGGTCGAAAACCGTGATGGGATTCAAAGATGCCGCCGCCCGCGCCGCCGGTGTTCTCGACGCGCTCTCCGGGAAGTACACGGACCTGATTTACACCTGTCACGGCGGGGCGATTGAGACCCCGGCCGATTTCGAAAAGCTTCTCTCAATCGAGGGCCGCTTCGACGGCTACGTGGGCGGCTCCTCGGCGGAGCGCTTTCCCATCGAAAAATCTGTTCCCGAGGCGACGCAGGGGTTCAAGGCCGTTCGCATCAAAAAATAA
- a CDS encoding OsmC family protein, producing the protein MSSDVLAVQVEWQEGKRIEATARGNRLVVDQIYADGRESGGFRPTELILSGIGACMMGTVLGFCENMKIPVEKFSISVEGVRGTKPERISEIRLRLELRGNIPEDRRETLLRVAQGCRVHYTLTHAPEIHVDLRLSGSAVSAGN; encoded by the coding sequence ATGAGTTCTGATGTCCTCGCCGTTCAGGTCGAATGGCAGGAAGGCAAACGGATCGAAGCCACCGCCCGCGGAAACCGCCTCGTGGTGGACCAGATCTATGCGGATGGCCGCGAGAGCGGGGGCTTTCGCCCGACCGAGCTGATCCTGAGCGGCATCGGCGCCTGCATGATGGGAACGGTTCTGGGCTTCTGCGAGAACATGAAAATCCCAGTCGAGAAGTTTTCCATTTCGGTCGAGGGCGTCCGCGGCACCAAACCCGAGCGCATCTCCGAAATCCGGCTCCGCCTCGAGTTGAGGGGCAATATCCCCGAAGATCGTCGCGAAACCCTTCTCCGGGTGGCCCAGGGCTGCCGCGTTCACTACACCCTCACGCACGCCCCCGAAATCCATGTCGATCTGCGGCTTTCCGGGAGCGCCGTTTCTGCCGGGAACTGA
- a CDS encoding c-type cytochrome has translation MNAKERLEENGLRRWHVAFALIGLAAALLFFISYWQDYGREWRTYQRQYASELRAFLSGQGEKELPPTEFVYIQTVVEEPTRVDRCQMCHRAVDDPRFSKSPQPLTSHPKIPPHPFEKFGCTVCHGGQGRATTVADAHGNVPFWEEPLLKKPFTQASCGSCHRGVDLKDAPLVARGRQLYLQSGCIGCHRIHGVGGMVGPDLTWVGDRRKDPKWHEEHLRLPAKLFPGTTMPPYGHLPKKDLQALVVYMLSLRQAPARLIAAPNVGVAAAKP, from the coding sequence ATGAACGCCAAAGAGAGGCTGGAAGAGAACGGGTTGCGGAGGTGGCACGTGGCTTTTGCCCTCATCGGTTTGGCCGCGGCCTTGCTTTTCTTCATCTCCTACTGGCAGGACTATGGTCGGGAGTGGCGCACTTACCAGCGCCAGTATGCCTCCGAGCTTCGCGCTTTTCTTTCGGGACAAGGAGAAAAAGAACTTCCGCCGACCGAGTTTGTTTACATTCAAACGGTGGTGGAAGAACCCACCCGAGTGGATCGATGCCAGATGTGCCACCGGGCGGTGGATGATCCGCGTTTTTCCAAATCCCCGCAGCCGCTGACCAGCCATCCGAAGATCCCGCCGCACCCGTTTGAAAAATTCGGATGCACGGTGTGCCACGGCGGGCAGGGGCGCGCGACGACTGTGGCCGACGCCCATGGAAACGTGCCGTTCTGGGAGGAGCCGCTCCTGAAAAAGCCCTTCACCCAGGCCTCCTGCGGAAGCTGTCACCGCGGCGTGGATCTGAAAGATGCCCCCCTGGTCGCGCGCGGCCGCCAGCTGTACCTCCAGTCGGGCTGCATCGGGTGCCACCGGATTCACGGGGTGGGTGGAATGGTCGGCCCCGATCTCACTTGGGTGGGAGACCGGCGCAAGGACCCGAAATGGCATGAGGAACATCTCCGCTTGCCGGCGAAGCTCTTTCCGGGAACCACGATGCCGCCCTACGGACATCTGCCAAAAAAAGATCTGCAGGCGCTGGTCGTGTACATGCTGAGCCTCCGCCAGGCACCGGCCCGGCTGATCGCCGCCCCGAATGTGGGAGTCGCCGCCGCCAAGCCATAA